In Streptomyces sp. P3, one DNA window encodes the following:
- a CDS encoding discoidin domain-containing protein produces the protein MKRLLVALVLILCSVCSVSPASAAQTIGFPVFSGPAIPAPPVAYTPGDMMRSIYDAESSGTDFWMDRLLARSGDDPAGPWLMSRGRALFMKTHDPAVLGFGGHVAYWESINDNNAYTVAITPGTFTEQVSQRRQVPSHWRSVHTSGSIAVTQTKFITENNVAVTNLSIKNNGSSSTTLQLRATSPYATSGSGSELTGQVNAYNNLTTIRPRLTGDGFSVSGGGLNRSVTVGAGATVTTKVVMGFVTDELPDSLTEYNAYAGYSDATAFATHVKAYNLWWAKNVPYIDVPEPAIKKNIYYRWWLMRFNNLDADIPGQTFQFPTSTEGVLGYNNAIALTQPMHIDDLKYLRDPSYAYGDWLSVGQTSKGGRFLDNPGDPENWSNSYTQYIAEAAWKSYQIHGGQPAIAGNLARYAEGDVKGQLAYYDHDNNKLIEYDWGALTGNDADAVSFHWKPGNMDRAESAYQYSGALAAAQAYEATGNTAKAAEMRTLATQIKDAIVNVLWNPNRQLFEHRLKSTNEWVPWKEINNYYPFSVGAVPNTVTYKQALRLYDDPAQYPVFPFYTANQADKKAAADAGNPGSNNFSTINSTVQFRLYSSVLRNYPNSWMNATDYKKLLYWNTWAQYVGGNTQWPDANEFWADWNGSNIDYRSWIHHNILGSSNWTVIEDVAGLRPRNDAKVEVSPINIGWSHFTVNNLRYRNADLSIVWDDPADGVVRYPGVPEGYSIYVNGTRAATVNSLVPFTWDPATGDVTTSGTVTHHTAVSGLQAPQQVVQNSPRMVDMLAKAGVDLTADLTNLATGATTSASYTGSGSSTSGAVDGYPTNEPFWGAGGSPNGQDWYELNFGTARTLNEMRLYFKDSRPASGTYRAPSAYAVQYHNGSAWVDVPGQTKSPSAPRANYNLVRFPAVTAQRVRILATNASGAKTGLTEVKAYNRGGVQPPQPPANLATSATATASYTSPWESVAAVNDGIDPPSSNDTVNPRWGTWPETGQQWAELTWPSAKTVNKADVYFFDDDEGIDMPASWKLQYWNGSAYADVPGASGYPLAKNQYDTVSFTAVSTTRLRVLLTGNGSNSVGLLEAKVYGP, from the coding sequence AGTTCCGGCACCGATTTCTGGATGGACCGTCTGCTCGCCCGCTCCGGCGACGACCCGGCCGGACCCTGGCTGATGAGCCGGGGGCGTGCGCTCTTCATGAAGACCCACGACCCGGCGGTTCTCGGTTTCGGCGGCCATGTCGCCTACTGGGAGAGCATCAACGACAACAACGCCTACACCGTCGCGATCACCCCGGGTACCTTCACCGAGCAGGTCTCCCAGCGCCGGCAGGTTCCGAGCCACTGGAGGAGCGTCCACACCAGCGGCTCGATCGCGGTCACCCAGACCAAGTTCATCACCGAGAACAACGTCGCCGTCACCAACCTGTCGATCAAGAACAACGGCAGCAGCTCCACCACCTTGCAGCTGCGGGCGACGTCGCCGTACGCCACGTCGGGAAGCGGCAGCGAACTGACCGGCCAGGTGAACGCCTACAACAACCTCACCACCATCCGGCCGCGGCTCACCGGCGACGGTTTCAGCGTCTCCGGCGGCGGCCTGAACCGGTCCGTCACCGTCGGCGCCGGCGCCACGGTGACCACGAAGGTCGTGATGGGCTTCGTCACCGACGAGCTCCCCGACTCGCTCACCGAGTACAACGCGTACGCGGGCTACAGCGACGCCACCGCCTTCGCCACCCACGTCAAGGCCTACAACCTGTGGTGGGCGAAGAACGTGCCCTACATCGACGTGCCCGAGCCCGCGATCAAGAAGAACATCTACTACCGCTGGTGGCTGATGCGCTTCAACAACCTCGACGCCGACATCCCCGGGCAGACCTTCCAGTTCCCGACGTCGACCGAGGGCGTCCTCGGGTACAACAACGCGATCGCGCTGACCCAGCCCATGCACATCGACGACCTCAAGTACCTGCGCGACCCGTCCTACGCCTACGGGGACTGGCTCAGCGTCGGGCAGACCTCCAAGGGCGGCCGCTTCCTCGACAACCCCGGCGACCCGGAGAACTGGTCCAACAGCTACACCCAGTACATCGCCGAAGCAGCCTGGAAGAGCTACCAGATCCACGGCGGGCAGCCGGCCATCGCCGGCAACCTCGCCCGCTACGCCGAGGGCGACGTCAAGGGGCAGCTCGCCTACTACGACCACGACAACAACAAGCTGATCGAGTACGACTGGGGCGCGCTGACCGGCAACGACGCCGACGCGGTGTCCTTCCACTGGAAGCCGGGCAACATGGACCGAGCCGAGTCCGCCTACCAGTACAGCGGCGCGCTCGCCGCCGCGCAGGCCTACGAGGCGACCGGCAACACCGCCAAGGCCGCCGAGATGCGCACCCTCGCGACGCAGATCAAGGACGCCATCGTCAACGTCCTGTGGAACCCGAACCGGCAGCTCTTCGAGCACCGGCTGAAGTCGACCAACGAGTGGGTCCCCTGGAAGGAGATCAACAACTACTACCCGTTCTCGGTCGGCGCCGTCCCCAACACGGTGACGTACAAGCAGGCCCTGCGCCTCTACGACGACCCCGCGCAGTACCCGGTCTTCCCCTTCTACACCGCCAACCAGGCCGACAAGAAGGCAGCGGCGGACGCCGGCAACCCCGGCTCCAACAACTTCTCCACCATCAACTCCACCGTGCAGTTCCGGCTGTACTCCTCCGTGCTGCGCAACTACCCCAACTCGTGGATGAACGCCACGGACTACAAGAAGCTCCTCTACTGGAACACCTGGGCGCAGTACGTCGGCGGCAACACCCAGTGGCCCGACGCCAACGAGTTCTGGGCCGACTGGAACGGCAGCAACATCGACTACCGCTCATGGATCCACCACAACATCCTGGGCAGCAGCAACTGGACGGTGATCGAGGACGTCGCCGGGCTCCGGCCGCGCAACGACGCCAAGGTGGAGGTCTCCCCCATCAACATCGGCTGGAGCCACTTCACCGTCAACAACCTCCGCTACCGCAACGCCGACCTGTCGATCGTCTGGGACGACCCGGCCGACGGGGTGGTGCGCTATCCCGGCGTCCCGGAGGGTTACTCGATCTACGTCAACGGCACCCGGGCCGCCACCGTCAACTCACTCGTGCCCTTCACCTGGGACCCCGCCACCGGCGATGTCACCACGAGCGGCACGGTCACCCACCACACGGCCGTGTCCGGACTGCAGGCACCCCAGCAGGTGGTGCAGAACAGCCCCCGGATGGTCGACATGCTCGCCAAGGCCGGTGTCGACCTCACCGCCGACCTGACCAACCTCGCCACCGGGGCGACGACCAGCGCCTCGTACACCGGCTCCGGCAGCAGCACCTCCGGCGCGGTGGACGGCTATCCCACCAACGAGCCCTTCTGGGGAGCCGGCGGGTCCCCCAACGGCCAGGACTGGTACGAACTGAACTTCGGCACGGCGCGCACCCTGAACGAGATGCGCCTGTACTTCAAGGACAGCCGCCCGGCCTCGGGGACCTACCGGGCGCCGTCCGCCTACGCCGTCCAGTACCACAACGGCAGTGCGTGGGTGGACGTGCCTGGCCAGACCAAGAGCCCTTCGGCGCCACGGGCCAACTACAACCTGGTGCGCTTCCCCGCGGTCACCGCCCAGCGCGTGCGGATCCTGGCCACCAACGCCTCCGGCGCCAAGACCGGTCTCACCGAGGTCAAGGCGTACAACCGGGGCGGTGTCCAGCCGCCTCAGCCACCGGCCAACCTGGCCACGTCCGCGACGGCGACGGCGTCCTACACCTCCCCCTGGGAGAGCGTCGCCGCGGTCAACGACGGGATCGACCCGCCGTCGTCCAACGACACGGTCAACCCGCGCTGGGGCACCTGGCCGGAGACCGGGCAGCAGTGGGCCGAACTGACCTGGCCGTCCGCGAAGACCGTCAACAAGGCCGACGTGTACTTCTTCGACGACGACGAGGGCATCGACATGCCGGCCTCCTGGAAGCTCCAGTACTGGAACGGCAGCGCCTACGCCGACGTGCCCGGCGCGAGCGGCTACCCGCTGGCCAAGAACCAGTACGACACCGTCTCCTTCACCGCCGTGAGCACCACCCGGCTACGGGTGCTGCTCACCGGCAACGGCTCCAACTCCGTCGGCCTCCTCGAAGCAAAGGTGTACGGACCGTGA